The sequence CATTAAACGAGCAAGTTGAATGTAGTCTATCCACTTGTATCTATTCAAAGTCCACATTCGTTTCATTATTTCTGGAAGGAGGTTTGCTGTTCTGGTGTACTGTTGATGGTGAAATTTAATCAGGATGCACATGTTTATGGGGCTCGGAGCACTTGGTTCTCTATCGTGGCCAAGCCAGGGAGTGAGCGTCGGCTGTTGAAAGATGCCGCCGTGTGCACTTGGTTTTCCCAGCATAGGATCATGCATGCTGGTGTGATGGATGCCTGCTATCCCTACGCTGTGATGAGAGTGAATCCCGCAGGTACTTTCTTCATGGCTTGTACTAGTGGTGAAGGTGAGGTGCTTGTGGACGGGGTGTGGAAGACTTTGAAAAAAGGTCATGCCTGTTTGCTTCCGCCCTATGTGGCCAACGCTTTTCGATGCATAGAAGGCAAGCGCTGGACATTCGCCTGGGTACGCTACGATGAAGTGAAGGGTGAAAAAACGGTGGCGACACATCAGGCTCCTGTGATCGGAAAGTATCCTGTCGAGAATATCGAACGAGTTGTGCGTGGTATCCAGAGTGAGTGTCTTCTGGACGGTCGGGAAGATTTACTGGCTCTCTGGTCTGACCTTTTACATCGGCATGTACTAGGTTTTGCTGCGCCCAAGATGGTGGATGCTAGACTGGTGCGGATATGGGCATGTGTTGGCCAGGATATATCGCATAAGTGGACTCTGGATGAGTTGGCAGATTTGGGATATTTGAGTGGTGAGCACCTACGTCGCTTGTGTAAGCGTGACCTTGGAAGAAGTCCGCTTCAGCATTTGATTTACATGCGCTTGATGAGAGCCCGTAAGTTGCTTCTTGAGACGGATGATACAGTGGAGGCTATCTCTGAACAGGTAGGCTATGAAAGCGGTTTTAGTTTTTCTAACACCTTCAAAAAATGGATGGGCTGCCGTCCAAGTGACCTCCGCTCCTGAGGTGCGTTTCGAATATATATTAGTGTGTGTGGCTTATTCCTGAAGTTTACAGGATTGACTAATACTGAATTAGTCGAGAGCTGAGTTTCTAGCAGCTCTCGTTTAATCAACTAAATAAGCAATCCCATGTATACTCTAGCTACTCGCAAGGTCTATGGCTTGACCTTCATACTCCTGTTAAGTTCTCTCGATGGTCATTCTGCCATTGTCGCCGGACAAACAATCGGTGTCGATTTCGGCACGACTGCGGCTACCAACAACTTTAATTCTACCAATGCCACGGGCTCATTTGTAATGAGTAGTTTGATTGATACAGATGGTTCCACAGTATCTGGAGTTGAACTCTCGGTGGCCGGCATCGACTTCAGTAACGCAGACCCAAACATCGGCGCGCCCAGTGGTGCTGAGCCTGTAGTCTTTAATGAGAGTAATCTCTTGGATTTTTCTGGCGGTTTTGGGTCACCAGTGAACACGCTTACCCTGAATTTTACAGGACTGGATGATGGATTGATGTACGAATTGGATCTGGTGTCGGCTTTTGATGGGCGCAATCTGGCGGTGACTGTGAGCGCAGGAGGTGATTCCATTATCATTGATACGACATCGGTCAATCCCACTGCCCGCTTTGCTGAGTTGACTTCATCTGGCGGTGAATTGCTGATGACTGTTCAGTCTAGCGATGCGGTCGTCATCAATGCTCTGGCTCTCACGGCAGCCTCTGTGCCAGAGCCAGGTTCAGTATCTTTGCTTGGACTTGGTTCTCTCCTCTTTCTTCTCAAGAGGAGAAGGAACTAACGATCTCTACAAAAAAACACTGCCGTTGCGAAGCGGCAGTGTCTCTAGACATCCTAAATAAGGTGTATGTGTGTGGTATGAAATCTTAGGAATTCTTCTCACCAAACTCTCGGCACCAGTGGCAAACGAGGAATTTCTTGGAGTTGTGTGTTTCCTCTACAAGAGGCGAGTTGCAGCAACCGCAGTGGTGAGTGACTTTCTTAGGTGTATTCACCTTCTTGTCTTTGCGGGCCAGAATGATACCTGTCACCATCAGCGCGGAGGAGGAAAAGGCGCTGATGTATGGAGGATCGATAGAAAAGATATAAGCGATGAATGCTGCAAGTGTAATCACAGAGAGTACCACGAACAGCTTGGGCAAGCTGTTGCTCTTGGCTTCGGTCTCTTGCTCGGTAACTTGAGCGACCAAGCTGGAGATCGTGCGGTTTTCTGTGTAGGTATTATCCGGGTAATTCGTTGAATTTGTCATGTGCGTGGCCATGGTTAGTTCTAGAATTGGGGCAGTGATGAAATATCTAGCCCACGATCATGGCCGTGAAAAGATAAAAATTACACAATTGTAATAAAGGTGTAATGATTGCGTAAGTCCTTTACTTTAAGTGTTTGGGTTTTCCGAGGTGTGCTTAACTTTGTTTAATTAAATATTTTTTCAGATTCACCGAGTGGGGGAGTTTCCTGTGGAATCAAGGAAAAAGGTAGGAGGGTCTTAAGCTTCTATGCTTCACGCGCTCTTTTGGGTGAACAAGAAGTCATTTTTAGCTGCGTGGCTTATTTGATAAAAACCGTGGCTCCAGGACGAATGTAGTTGGGTAGCTCAATGGCATCCCAATTGGTGAGGCGGACACATCCAGCGCTACGAGATCGGCCGATGGTCTCCGGCGAATCAGTGCCATGGATGCCAATTCCTCGACGGCTGAGGCCCATCCAGATGACGCCCACCGGGTTATTGGGGCCCGAAGGAATGGTGAGTGCGCTGTTGCTGCGCTGTCCTGTCTTAAGAAGTGAGGCATCATAGCGCCAGGTAGGAAACTCGATTGCATTCATCATCTTCCATTGGCCTCTCCGGATGAACTGAGGCTGGCCAGGTGTGATGGGGAAGGCGGCCACGATGAGAGCTCGGTGCTCGTCCCATGGGGTGAGTTTAGGCTTGGCTGAGCTATCTTCCTCGATGATGAGGGCTCTGGGCGGAGCGCCAGATTTTAGGGCTTCTCCATCAACCTGAGTCTTTACTAATGGCTGAGACTCCAGTTGTTCTGGAGGACTTGAGTCCAGGCTGCCCAGTTCATCATTCTCAGCGAGTGCATCGCTGGTTTGTTCCTCGTATGGCGGGGCGCCTTCCAGAGGCTCGTAGATGCGTATCTGGTGTTTCGTGGTGTCAATGACAGCCCAGCGCTGGCTGAGTATGGGATCTTTCTTGTGGGTGCGACCGTCTGCTACCAATTCAATACGAAAGGGAGCCACATTGGGCACGATGAGCGGGGTGCGGGTGGTCGCCTGCTTGACTTTTTCTTTGCCATTCACGATTTCCAAGAAATCCACCGTGGTATGATAACGTTCTGCCATGAACTCGGCGATGGATCGGTATGGCATGCTCTTACGTCTGGCTTGGCTTGAGCGATTCTTGTTGTTGGCAAAGCCGGGATCGACCATCTTCGTGGCAAGATCCGGTACGATTGCAACGGCGTAGATGTCTTGAACTTCCTGCACAGCCAGTTTTTGGACCGCGTCCCAATCTCCTTCGGCAAGGCCGTTGCGCTTGTTATAGGCTTCGACCGCCATTTTGGTATAGGTGCCCATTTTGCCGTCGATCACGCCGGGCCCGAAGTGGTTTTGATCAAGAAAGATCTGTAGCCTGACTACTTCCTGGCGCTCTTCCGGAACTCCTTCAGAGCCGTTCTGAGCGAAGGTCTGAGTACAGAGAGCCAGCGTGCAAAATACCGTGATGAAGTGTAGGAAATTTAGCATATAACAATGAGAGACGACTACGCTCCGAATGTTCCCATTATTTCGGGAATTTCTCAACAGGTATCTGAGGTGCCTTAGGACATTATTCTTAATGCGATATAGGGTACGAGGTTGAATACTATGACCAGTAGCTTGAACGCAGCAACATATTGCATGTAGAGCAGGGGCATAGCCTGCTCATCCACTCCGAAGAGTTTCGCGTGCAGTTTGATGATGGAGTTTTTCAGCCCAAGTACAGCCAGTGTGCTAAACACCAACAGGCCTATGTTGATTAAAGTACACCAACCCAGTAGTTCGCGTAATTCTATCATTGTCATGATAAAATATCGTACTGGATCGGTGGGGGGTCAATGGAGTGGAGTCCTTATTCTGCGGCAAATTCTTCCAAACGACCGGCAATCTTTGCTGGCACGATGGCCGTGGTCAGTACGTCATTGCCCTCATAATCAGTCGAGATGACTTTGCACTCGTTATGAAGCAGGGCTACGAGATCACCGCGGTATTGTGGAATGCGGTAGGTGCGGCGGCGTACGCGATCACCCAGCATTTCAGAGCACTTTTGCTGCAGTTCTTCAATGCCTGTGCCAACTCTGGCTGACAGGAGGATGGTGTTCGGGAAGCGGTCTTGCAGACTGGCTAGAACGGACTGGTCCTCTATTTTATCGATTTTGTTCAGGACTGTGATCGAGGGTTTGTCCTCGGCACCCAATTCGCTTAGTACTTTGACCGTGGTATTATAAAACTCTATGGCTCTCGGGTCTGAAGCGTCCAGTACGTGGATCAAGAAATCAGCGAGAACCGCTTCTTCGAGAGTTGCCTTGAAGGCCTCCACCAAACGGTGGGGGAGATTTCTGACGAAACCTACGGTGTCTGTCAAAAGCAGGGTCTGGCCATCAGGAAGTTCGATGGAGCGCGTTGTTGTGTCCAGAGTGGCAAAGAGCATGTCTTTCGCCATGATGTCGGCCCCTGAGAGAATGTTCAGCAGAGTGGATTTACCTGCGTTTGTGTAGCCAACGATAGCTGCTTGCGGGGTTTCGTTCTTCTCGCGGTCTTTACGTCTAGTGGCACGCTGGCTGCGTACGGCCTCCAGTTCACGCTTTGTCCGGTCGATACGCTTGCGGGCTAGTCGGCGGTCAACTTCGATCTGCTGTTCACCCATACCACGAGCAGCGCCACCACCGCCAGAGCCACCGCCACCTTCACGGTCGAGGTGTCCCCACATCCTGGCCATACGTGGCAAGGCATACTGCATGCGGGCAAGGTCTACCTGGAGGCGGGCTTCTTTGGTCTGAGCTCGCTGAGCAAAAATATCCAAGATGACTTCCTCTCGGTCGATTACGCAGATTCCAGCGAGTTCTTCCCACTCTCGTTGCTGTGAGGGTGCAAGCTGATTGTCAAACACAATGCAGTCGCATTCGTGGGCGCGTGCATACTCCACAACTTCAGCAGCTTTGCCGGTACCACAGAGGTATTTCTTATGCATCGAGCGGGAATGGGCGAGCATGAGATCGGCAATGCCAATCCCCAAGGTGGTGACCAACTCCTCAAGCTCGTTGAGTAGACTGATATCTTCCTCTTCTTCGCGACGGTTGAATGACATGCGCACGAGGAGTGCGCGCTCTACCATTTGTGGTTTTTCCCGGACTTCGAACATCTGCTGCGTATTGAAGCGCAGACCTCTTACGTTGACGAATCTTTTTCAAGACTATTGTTCGCCTTGCTTCCGAGTGGAAAAAGAGGTGGGGCCCGTCAACTCGACGGACCCCTGTTATTATGCGTGTGAATGGGAGTTAAAACTCCCAGACAATGTCTAAAGTGAAGCGGTCTCTCATCAAGTTATCCTCCTCATCGGTGAGGGGGATTTCATAGGCTGCGCCGATGTTGACGGAGTCGCTGATGATATAGCGTGCGCCCAAGGCGAGAGTGACGATGTCTTCGTTCACTTTGGCATTGCTTGAGCCGAGGTTGATGAGATCTCCACCTTCAAAGTCGGTCACAGAGATCGGGGTTTCGGTGCCATCCCCTTCCTCAAAGGTGTGGAACCAGTTGATCTCCGCCAAAGGAATGAATTTTTCAGTAAGGCGATAGCTGACGTGTGCAGAGGCAAAGCCTGTGAGTGATTCAGCGTCACTGTCGAAAGGGACGTGTGTCCCGATTGAGCCAGAGAACTGCCAGTTGTCATGTAACTTGAGGCCGTTGACGATCAGGTTTACTGCTCCATCTCCATAGCCTTGGAATACGTCCCGGTTACCAGTGGGTACCTCTACCACGGCGGTGCCGCTCATCGCAAACTGGTTCACAGTATCATAGATGAACGCATACTTTACGCCTGCTGCGAGGTTGGCAAAGCCTTCTTGGTCCTCGAGAGTCTTGTCAGGATTAAAATCGATATAACCGTCTTTTGTTGCGACGATGGAGAAACGCTCGTTGAAGGCGTACTCCAACTGGACGGCCAGAAGGTTGAGGTCTCCACCGAGTTCGACATCGCCTCCAGCAAGACTGATCTCGTTAGGTAGACGATGGTGCATGAACATGGCATGGATGTTCGTGCGGGGGAGTGCCAAGTCTGCCAGTGTCGGGTTGGAGATCGGATTGATTGCCTTTGCGAATGGATTGGTAGGCTCCTGCTGCGTTTCCATGACAGGTTCCCCTGCGATGGCGAGAACTGCGGTGAGCGGGAGGAGTGCTGTAGTTGCAAGTTGTGACTTCATAATTCTGTCTGTTGCTGGTGAAGGGGTTCATTTCTTCACCTGATGAGGCCAATCTAGCAGTAGCTGGAGTGTTCTACTTCGCACGCTTAGGACAAAAGTTATGCATATTTTGATCTGATAAGATAGGGGCTAGATGTGTATTATTATAAGTTCGATGTGTGTATAGGTGTAGTGTTACTCATTAATAGTTATTTATTTGTTGTGTGGTTGTGGCTATTTTGCTATGTTGATAGATAGCACAATGTCCGTTTTTTGTGCTCTAACTATTGAAAGCCTCAAAATGCAAACTAAGAAAATTATACCCTTGATTACGCTGTGTGCAGGCACGTTAAATGCTGCAACAGTTGCCGTTACTGAAGATGGTTGGATTGATAATAATGATAATGCTGTGAAAGACGGTGGCACTGGTGTTAGGCTAAATATAGCTACGCCAAACACATCAAACATTCAGCAGTATACTCGTGTAGCATATTTCGGCTTTGATGTATCAAGCATCAATCTAGCTACCGTGACATCGGCGACGTTCAGAGTGACTGGTGCTCCTGATATATCGGGGTCGTACAATGGTCAGAATGTCATAAGGTTTTATCTCGTTGATAATAACATAAATGATCTATTTGATGAAACGACGTTGACTGATACCAACGCGCCCGGTCACAGCCTAGGTGATCGCTTGTCAGAGCAGCGTACAGCAGGTGTAATTATCGGTGATGTGGCCGTCGGTGATCCTGCGTCTAACCAAGCTTTTGAAGTAAACTTTTCAGCTTCGGCCATTGCTGATTTGGCAAATGATTCAAATAGCTTTCTAACGATTGTAGCTGAGTACAGAGGTCAGAATAACACCGGATATAATCCTCCGAATATTACAGGATTAGGATTTGTCTCAAAAGAAGGAGGAACTGGTTCTGCAACGCTGGAACTCATACCTGAACCATCAACTTCCGTGATGGGATCATTAACAGCTCTGGGTTTTCTTCTAAGGCGTAAGAGAAAATAGCCTCGTCATAGTTCATTCGCTCATCAATAGTATGATGTCGGAAGAATGAATGATCAGAAATTTTTAGAACAAACAGTTAACATGGCACGGGCAGGTGAATATGCTCGTGCCATTCCTCGTTTCGAGAGGCTGATTAAATCGTACCCAGACAATGTGCCACTTCGCTTGTTGTGGGCAAAGTCGTTGGTGCTAAATTTTCAATTTGATGAAGCTGAGTTAGTGTTAGAGCATATTCTTGAGGGGACGTCTAGAGATGCTTCTGTGATGATTGAAGTGGCAAAGTGTCGAGAGCAGGTAGATCAGTATGAGGCTGCGCTCAATATCTGGCGAGAAATTGCAGAAGGTGGTAGTTCTTATTCTCAGAAAGCATGGGTTGAAGTTTCTCGGTTGAGTGAGAGGTTGAATAGGGTGGAGGAGGCTCAGGAGGCTATCTTTAAGGCAGAAGTTTCGGGAGTGAGTAGTCCGCAGTATATATATGTGCGCTCACTGATTAATGAGAGATTGGGCAATTATGACGAAGCAATTGAAGGCTATCTTAAAATAGCGCAAAAAGCGCAGAGTCTGGAGATGCGTCAGTCTGCGTTGTGCCGGTTAGGCAAAATACATGAAGCAAGAGAAGATGTGGATAGGGCTGTGAAAGTTGTTCTTGAAGCAAAGTCTCTAGGCTGTCTTGAGGCGGTGAAAATGCGCAAAACGAGTCCAGTCTATGGTCCTGAAAAGTTCAGTGCGTGTGTATCCAACCCGAGTGGGGGCAGAGAGGATCACATTATGATGCTAGGCTTCCCTCGTTCTGGAACTACTTTGGTATCCAGGAGGCTTGCTTCACATTGTCAAATTCAGCTAATGGACGAATCACTGGTGGCAAGTCATGTTTTGAACAAGTATAATGCTCACAGAGGAAAGATAAGCGCCATTAAGTCGAAGGAGGCTTCATCAGAATATTGGAGCTGTGTGAGAAGGCTCATGCGAGATACTTGCGATGACGTTATTCTAGTCGACAAGAACCCTGCTTTATCACTTTGGGTGCCATGGTTTACCTCAGTATTCCCCAAGGCAAAAACACTATGGGTGGATCGTGATCCTCGGGATATTTTCGTAAGTTGCTTTTTTACTTATTTCCCGCTGAATGGTCTGACCAGCTATTTCTGGAATGCAGATTCTCTTGTTGATGTAATTGAGAAGGCCTGGAGGCATCGCAAGTATCTCAAGGACAATTGCGATCCGCATCTCGTTAAATTCATTTCATACGAGGCATTACTGGAAAATGATGGAAAGCTAGGCGCAGATATTTGGAAGTTTTTGGGCCTTGAATGCCCAGTGGAAGACACCAGAGAGAAAGCGGGCAAATTAATCAACTCACCTACATATGCTGATTCCATTAAGCCCATCTATCGCACTAGCATTTCTCGCTGGAGGAAATACGAAAATCATTTCTCCAAGCAGTTCGAACGCTTGAATAGGCTGCGTGAAGAAATGGGCTAGGCGTTTTGCCAGGTCTCGATACGTTTGGCGAGCCAGTTGATCCATGCCGGGTGGGTATTGAGGCAAGGGATCAATTCAAAGTCTTCGCCTCCGTGCTCAAGGAATTCCTCTTTGCCTTCCATGGCAATTTCTTCGAGTGTTTCTAGGCAGTCGGTGATGAAGGCTGGGCAGATAACGCGTAGCTTCTTCACGCCTTCTTTGGCGAGGCGCTCGATCTCAAAGTCGGTGTATGGCTTGAGCCATGGATCTTTGAGTAGACGGGACTGGAAGGAAATCGTGACATCATCGTGGTGGATGCCAGCCTTGGCCATGAGGGCGTAGGAAGTGGCAAAGCACTGATGGCGGTAGCAGGTGGCGTGCGCCGGGTGAGGCGTGTCACAGCACTTGTTGGTTGTAAGGCAGTGAGCGTGAGAGGGGTCACTCTTTTTCACCTGGCGCTCAGGAATGCCGTGGTAGGACATCATGAGGTGAGCACCTGTACCCTCATAATGCGGGCGGATGGACTCCCAGAGAGCTTCGATGTAGTCGTCGTCCTTGTAGAACGGCTGGACGAGGGTAGTCTTGATCTTGGCCATGCCATGCTTGTCGAGTTGCTCCATGAGTTCCACGACAGCGGACTCATAGGAGGACATGGCATAGTGAGGGTAGAGGGGGATGATGAGAAGGTCATCGATCCCGTCTTTCTTCATCTCGGATACGATGGAGGCGGTAGAAGGATTGCCGTAGCGCATGGCCAGGTAGATCGGGAGATCAACCTTTTCCTTAACCAGTTCCTGCTGCTGGTATGAAGTCACGATCAATGGGGATCCCTCTCCAGTCCAGACTTTGGAGTAGGCTTCGGCGGATTGCTTGGGGCGAGTAGGCAGAATGAAGAGTTTGAGGATGATCGTACGTACGATTGGATTAATATCCAAGACGCGCGGGTCGGAAAGAAACTCGTCAAGATAGGTGCGAACGTCCTTGGGGTCGGTGCTGTCCGGGGAGCCTAGATTGAGTAAGATGACGCCTTTAGCCATGATAATAAAAAAGAAGTGTTAGTTGGTGATCTGTTGGGTGGGCTGGGTCCTTGGGGAATGTTTGCACGCTTATGGAGTTTGGAAAGTGATTTTTTCACTTAGTGCCATGCCATTGAGAATGCAGTCACCTACAGAGATGCCTCCCCGGTAATTTCCTGTCAGATGGAGGCCTGGATAGTCTCTTTCTGTTTGTTCAATCTGCTTGAGGATCGTGCCATAGCCTAGGTTGAGCTGAGGGATGGCTTTTTCCCAGCGGATGAAGTTAGAGAATACCGGGTTCCCCTCGATCCCTAGCAGCCTGCGCAACTCGTCCATGACGGAGGCCTGCATGGCGCTGTCACTCATGTTGGCGTGTTCCGGAGTACGGGCTCCGCCTAGCATGACATTGATGGAAACACAGTCCTGCGGTGCTCGGTCTGGGAAGATGGTGCTGGAGAAGATGGCACCGAGCATTTTAGACTTCTCGCTCAGGGAGTTGAGCATACCAAATCCATCCAGAGGGTGCTTGATCTGATCCTTCTTGAAGCCGAGCAACATGCTGGTGACCGGTGGATAGTGAATCTGAGTCACCTTGGAAATGGCGTCCTGGAGCTGGTCGCTTAGTTCCAATTCATCGAGCTTGTGAGACGGGGCAGAGATGATCAGATGGTCGAAGGTGCCCATGCCAGTGGCTCCCGCTGAGGTGCGCCAATTCAAGCTCCATCTTTTTGTTTCAGGATTCTGGGAGATACTGCCGAACTCGCATCCGTATTTGATGGTGTCTTCTTCCAGAGCCTCTTTTAAGGCGTCGGGCAAGGACTGCATGCCGTTTCTGAAGCTGCAGAGTATAGGCTTGGGTAGCCTATTTGGATCTCCCTTCCCTTGTTTCTGCAGCTTTTTCTTTTTGAGCATGCCTTTGACTAGAGAGCCATGTTCTTGCTCCAGGGCCCAGAGGCGAGGGAAAGCATAGCGGGTAGCAAGTCGGTTTGGATCACCAGCATAAATACCACTGACAAAAGGACCTGCTGCCTTTTCCAGAAATTCCGGTCCGAGCCGACGGCGAACGAAGTCGGCAAAACTCTCCGTGCCTCCCTTGGGGTCACGCTTGGAGGTAAAAGGCTCACGCAAAAGGCGCAGCTTGGCTTTGAGCGAGAAGAGTGGGTTGACGATGGCGTTGAGCGGAGACGTGGGCAGGGCTTGGAGTTTTCCTCCCTTGATAATGAATCGCTTGTTCGCTGCCGGGTTGGCGTGAACGATCTCCGAATCAATGCCTACCTCCTGGATCAGGTCCAAGAGACGCTGGTCAGAGATCATTAGGGAGTTTGGGCCGTGCTCGATCAGGTAGCCTTCTGAGGTAGAAGTTTGAATGGCTCCTCCGCATCGCTGAGATGTTTCCAATAGGAGGACAGAGTGGCCCGCTTTCTGTAAATGGTAGGCAGCACTCAGGCCTGAGATGCCTGCGCCAAGGATCGCAATTTGTTTTCTCTCCTGAGTTTGGGACATAATGGGGAGTGGTCGGGTAACCAGTGAATGGGCGATCAGAGCCTATTAGGCAAGTCAGATATGCTTATATTTTTTGAACTTAGCAGTACGCTGAGAGTTAAACCTCTGCGTTCACTGTTTCCAGAGGCTGGTTTAGAGGTTCAAGTTTCTGAGGCTTAATGATCTGTTATCAAGGCTTATGGGATGCTGAGGAGTTCCACTTCGATGATGAGTGTCGAGTAGGGTGGAATCTTAGGGTCTAAGCCGCGTTCTCCATAGGCCAGCTCATGAGGGATATAGAAACAGAAGGTAGAGCCGGGGTTCATGAGTAGTACTCCCTCACACCAGCCTTTGATCACTTTGGATAAAGAGAAGGTGGATTCTTTGCCTCTCTGATGGCTGCTGTCGAATTCGGTGCCATCAATAAGCGTCCCTCGATAATGGACAGTCACCTGGCCATCTGGCGTGGGTTTCTCTCCCTGACCTTGAGTAAGGACGTGAAACTGTAAGCCTGAGGGAGTAGTTTGAATACTTGCCTTGGTAGCATTGTCAGCCAGGAAATCCTCGTTCTCTTTTTTATAGAGAAGACTGCGGTGTTCGCGGACCAGTTTGGTGGCTAGGATGTAATCTTTAGCGCTGATACTGCGTGCATTCCCCTCGGCTTGATCGAGGATCGCTTGCTGAATAGTTTCAGGAAGTAAGACTTTATCAGCCAAAGCCTCTTCTCCTTTTTTGAGGGCTGTCTTGTAACTCACGATTTCCAGTGCCTCCTGCAGTTCCATGGCCGAGGTTAAATCACACTACTCCGGAAAAAGATAGCCCCGGATAGCCTAAAGGGATGGATTAGATCTTTTTGAGTGAGTTAACGGAGACGCCTGAGGAGGACCTGGCGACAACGGTGCTGATACCGTAGAAGTCCCGGGCACCTGAGGTGAAGGAAATATCGTTGTTTAGATCCCTTGAGTCGTAGGCTCCATTGAGTGAGTTGCCGTCGTGACCATCATTCACGTAGTGGGTTTCTTCACTGAATGGAGGCATGGAGGCCTTAAAGGGGTAAGCTGGCGCTCATGTACTATCATCGGAGCGTTGTTGCATCCAATTGTGTCGCTGCTAGCAACGGGCCAAGTAAACAGTGCCCGTGGAGTGGGTGCCATGGATGGGATTGGGGAAATCGATGACGTGGGTCTCCACATCAGGAAAGACTTGTTTGAGGTTGTTCGTGAAGTCATCTGTGGGATGGCCGTCAGCCCACATGGCAAAAATGCCGCCAGAGTGAATTTTATTCAGCATGTGACGTAAGCCATCGGGTTGGTAGAAGCCGCCGTGAGAGTCATGCAAGAGAAACTCAGGGGTGTGGTCGATATCCAAGAGGATGGCGTGGTATTTGCGATTCGGGGCTTCAGGGTCAAAAGAGGTTTCTCCAGAGGCGGCGCGAGCGGTCTTGAAGAAGTCTGCATGGATGAGGCGGCAACGCGGGTCTTCGCTGATCCCTTTGCCGAGAGGAACAAGCCCTTGCTGATGCCATTCTATGACTGGCTTGAGATAGTCTACGATGAGGAGGGATTGGATGCAGTCGTGGTCCAAAGCCGCACGTGCGGTGTAGCCAAGGCCAAGTCCGCCGATGACGATGTCGAGTGGTTGCTCTTTCCCAAAGGACTTCTGGGCCGCAGCGAGGCCGAGTTTGGAGAGTTGTTCCTCGACCTCAGTGAAAAGGGAAGACATGAGGAACTCGGTGCCAAGAATGATCTCGTAGATTTCGAGGTTGTCTAGCGTCGCCATCGTGCGGCGGCGCAGGATGAGATCCCCTAGCGGGGTGGGGCGGAAGTCGAGTTCCTGGAAGAATGGGTGCATGGTTTGTGGTGGGGAAAGTAAAAGGCCTCAAGTGGAGGAAACCACGTGAGGCCCTTTTTACTAGATTATTCATAGCCGGAAGATTATTCCTTAGTTCCAAATACAGGTAGAGGCTGGAAAATTTTAGC is a genomic window of Rubritalea squalenifaciens DSM 18772 containing:
- a CDS encoding tetratricopeptide repeat-containing sulfotransferase family protein; translated protein: MNDQKFLEQTVNMARAGEYARAIPRFERLIKSYPDNVPLRLLWAKSLVLNFQFDEAELVLEHILEGTSRDASVMIEVAKCREQVDQYEAALNIWREIAEGGSSYSQKAWVEVSRLSERLNRVEEAQEAIFKAEVSGVSSPQYIYVRSLINERLGNYDEAIEGYLKIAQKAQSLEMRQSALCRLGKIHEAREDVDRAVKVVLEAKSLGCLEAVKMRKTSPVYGPEKFSACVSNPSGGREDHIMMLGFPRSGTTLVSRRLASHCQIQLMDESLVASHVLNKYNAHRGKISAIKSKEASSEYWSCVRRLMRDTCDDVILVDKNPALSLWVPWFTSVFPKAKTLWVDRDPRDIFVSCFFTYFPLNGLTSYFWNADSLVDVIEKAWRHRKYLKDNCDPHLVKFISYEALLENDGKLGADIWKFLGLECPVEDTREKAGKLINSPTYADSIKPIYRTSISRWRKYENHFSKQFERLNRLREEMG
- the hemH gene encoding ferrochelatase, whose protein sequence is MAKGVILLNLGSPDSTDPKDVRTYLDEFLSDPRVLDINPIVRTIILKLFILPTRPKQSAEAYSKVWTGEGSPLIVTSYQQQELVKEKVDLPIYLAMRYGNPSTASIVSEMKKDGIDDLLIIPLYPHYAMSSYESAVVELMEQLDKHGMAKIKTTLVQPFYKDDDYIEALWESIRPHYEGTGAHLMMSYHGIPERQVKKSDPSHAHCLTTNKCCDTPHPAHATCYRHQCFATSYALMAKAGIHHDDVTISFQSRLLKDPWLKPYTDFEIERLAKEGVKKLRVICPAFITDCLETLEEIAMEGKEEFLEHGGEDFELIPCLNTHPAWINWLAKRIETWQNA
- the hemG gene encoding protoporphyrinogen oxidase, with amino-acid sequence MSQTQERKQIAILGAGISGLSAAYHLQKAGHSVLLLETSQRCGGAIQTSTSEGYLIEHGPNSLMISDQRLLDLIQEVGIDSEIVHANPAANKRFIIKGGKLQALPTSPLNAIVNPLFSLKAKLRLLREPFTSKRDPKGGTESFADFVRRRLGPEFLEKAAGPFVSGIYAGDPNRLATRYAFPRLWALEQEHGSLVKGMLKKKKLQKQGKGDPNRLPKPILCSFRNGMQSLPDALKEALEEDTIKYGCEFGSISQNPETKRWSLNWRTSAGATGMGTFDHLIISAPSHKLDELELSDQLQDAISKVTQIHYPPVTSMLLGFKKDQIKHPLDGFGMLNSLSEKSKMLGAIFSSTIFPDRAPQDCVSINVMLGGARTPEHANMSDSAMQASVMDELRRLLGIEGNPVFSNFIRWEKAIPQLNLGYGTILKQIEQTERDYPGLHLTGNYRGGISVGDCILNGMALSEKITFQTP
- a CDS encoding FKBP-type peptidyl-prolyl cis-trans isomerase, giving the protein MELQEALEIVSYKTALKKGEEALADKVLLPETIQQAILDQAEGNARSISAKDYILATKLVREHRSLLYKKENEDFLADNATKASIQTTPSGLQFHVLTQGQGEKPTPDGQVTVHYRGTLIDGTEFDSSHQRGKESTFSLSKVIKGWCEGVLLMNPGSTFCFYIPHELAYGERGLDPKIPPYSTLIIEVELLSIP
- a CDS encoding spermidine synthase, which encodes MHPFFQELDFRPTPLGDLILRRRTMATLDNLEIYEIILGTEFLMSSLFTEVEEQLSKLGLAAAQKSFGKEQPLDIVIGGLGLGYTARAALDHDCIQSLLIVDYLKPVIEWHQQGLVPLGKGISEDPRCRLIHADFFKTARAASGETSFDPEAPNRKYHAILLDIDHTPEFLLHDSHGGFYQPDGLRHMLNKIHSGGIFAMWADGHPTDDFTNNLKQVFPDVETHVIDFPNPIHGTHSTGTVYLARC